The following proteins are encoded in a genomic region of Sorangiineae bacterium MSr12523:
- a CDS encoding ferritin-like domain-containing protein, with product MRGTYGLALAGLVALVGFGRGIRFAIKGPPLGKASTILFVCSLLGNLFVAGVGALLAMLSTLQFQRGRQLRRFGRVLLARIEEGPTWASVTSTASVEGMARAIEDERARAGLAAQWRENGRTEHASVAAFARLTLDLMALGAPPSLIAASNRDALDEVRHTELCFSLARALDGRAEGPGPFPEAQRARTLVGIRGMALIQLAVDSLIDGALHEGVSARIIAKLAKRCEVPEIRAILKEIAADEGRHAAHGWDVVEWCVAQGGTPVLNALRAALTSLPATMESPLPEAAVRGAWERYGIHGHALEQHEYTKARAEILRRLQAISPLAQDRGAAVSKASLVRRIVGAA from the coding sequence GTGCGAGGAACCTACGGCCTCGCGCTGGCAGGCCTCGTGGCGTTGGTCGGATTCGGGCGAGGTATTCGCTTTGCGATCAAAGGCCCTCCGCTTGGGAAGGCTTCCACGATTCTGTTCGTATGTTCACTCCTGGGAAATCTCTTCGTGGCGGGTGTGGGTGCGCTCTTGGCGATGCTCTCCACGCTGCAGTTCCAGCGCGGACGTCAGCTGCGCCGCTTTGGACGCGTCCTCTTGGCGCGCATCGAAGAAGGGCCCACGTGGGCCAGTGTGACATCGACAGCGTCCGTCGAGGGGATGGCGCGCGCCATCGAAGACGAGAGAGCGCGGGCAGGGCTGGCGGCGCAATGGCGTGAGAATGGCCGAACGGAGCACGCGTCCGTGGCAGCGTTTGCGCGGCTCACGTTGGATCTCATGGCACTTGGCGCGCCGCCGTCGCTGATCGCAGCCTCCAACCGCGACGCGCTCGACGAGGTACGCCACACGGAGCTTTGCTTCTCGTTGGCGAGGGCGTTGGACGGTCGCGCCGAGGGGCCGGGGCCATTTCCGGAGGCGCAACGCGCGCGTACGCTGGTGGGAATTCGTGGAATGGCGTTGATTCAATTGGCCGTCGATTCATTGATCGACGGGGCGCTGCACGAGGGCGTGTCGGCGCGCATCATTGCCAAATTGGCCAAGCGCTGCGAAGTTCCTGAGATTCGCGCCATTTTGAAAGAGATTGCCGCCGACGAAGGTCGCCACGCGGCGCATGGTTGGGATGTCGTCGAATGGTGCGTCGCCCAGGGTGGCACGCCTGTCTTGAACGCGCTGCGCGCGGCACTCACGTCGCTGCCTGCGACCATGGAGTCGCCGCTTCCCGAGGCCGCCGTCCGCGGTGCGTGGGAGCGGTACGGCATTCATGGGCACGCGCTCGAGCAACACGAGTACACCAAGGCGCGCGCGGAGATTTTGCGGCGCTTGCAAGCGATCTCGCCGCTCGCTCAGGACCGTGGCGCCGCGGTGAGCAAGGCATCGCTCGTGCGGCGCATCGTCGGCGCGGCGTAG
- a CDS encoding alpha/beta fold hydrolase, with translation MPHRDRRRSIFRLGRAVLVTMACIACNQKPPADASSAAPSAAPLPTSQAAGQPPPLPGQREGDYTIRDFRFASGESIPELRLHYTTLGKPHEGANGAVDNAVLLLHGTTGRGRQFLTDSFRSAMFGAGQPLDTSKYYVIMPDNVGAGQSSKPSEGLHARFPHYAYADIVELQHRLVTEKLGISHLRLLLGTSMGGMHTWLWAEKYPDMMDAAVPIACEPTRILGRNLLWRRLIVEATKGDPQYNGGEYTAQPNGFLAMMPLFYMMTDNPGHLQQAIPSIEKATAFIHPEKGFGDRSGAQLDANNLVYALDASRDYDPEPDLQKIKTKVLAINFADDELNAVSLGNLARLVPRVPGARFVIVPAGERTRGHMTQLLASVWQEHLIAFLRELN, from the coding sequence ATGCCGCACCGCGACCGACGACGCTCGATCTTCCGCCTTGGCAGGGCAGTCCTCGTGACGATGGCCTGCATCGCATGCAACCAGAAGCCCCCCGCGGATGCATCGAGCGCCGCCCCCTCCGCTGCCCCCTTGCCGACGAGCCAAGCCGCCGGCCAACCGCCTCCCCTCCCCGGCCAACGAGAAGGCGATTACACGATTCGCGACTTTCGCTTCGCAAGTGGCGAATCCATTCCCGAGCTCCGTTTGCACTACACGACTCTGGGCAAGCCCCACGAAGGCGCGAACGGAGCCGTCGACAATGCCGTATTGCTGCTTCATGGCACCACGGGGCGCGGGCGGCAGTTTCTCACGGACTCGTTCCGCAGCGCGATGTTCGGGGCTGGGCAGCCGCTCGATACGTCGAAGTATTACGTCATCATGCCCGACAATGTCGGCGCAGGGCAATCATCGAAACCGAGCGAAGGCCTTCACGCCCGCTTTCCGCATTACGCCTATGCGGATATCGTCGAGCTCCAGCATCGCCTGGTGACCGAAAAGCTCGGCATATCGCATCTCCGTTTGCTTCTGGGCACGTCGATGGGTGGCATGCACACGTGGCTCTGGGCGGAGAAGTACCCGGACATGATGGATGCGGCCGTGCCCATTGCGTGCGAACCGACGCGCATCCTCGGGCGGAACCTCCTCTGGCGACGCCTGATCGTCGAGGCCACCAAAGGCGATCCGCAATACAATGGCGGCGAGTACACCGCACAGCCCAATGGCTTTCTCGCGATGATGCCGCTCTTTTACATGATGACCGACAACCCCGGGCACCTTCAGCAGGCCATTCCGAGCATCGAAAAGGCCACGGCCTTCATCCACCCCGAAAAGGGATTCGGCGATCGCAGTGGTGCGCAGCTCGATGCAAACAACCTGGTCTATGCGCTGGATGCTTCACGTGACTACGATCCGGAGCCGGATCTCCAGAAGATCAAGACGAAGGTGCTGGCCATCAACTTCGCCGACGACGAGCTCAATGCCGTGTCGCTGGGGAATCTCGCGCGGCTCGTTCCACGCGTGCCGGGGGCGCGCTTCGTCATCGTTCCCGCGGGCGAACGCACACGCGGGCACATGACCCAGTTGCTCGCCTCCGTATGGCAAGAGCATTTGATAGCGTTCTTGCGTGAGCTGAACTGA
- a CDS encoding beta-1,3-glucanase family protein, whose protein sequence is MISRRSLLGGLSAAFACTSLSLSRQARAATTLPISIVNSTGRYANNAIWVYIVGTEAGTGRQLYSRGNGVATPIALSDNGPDGYTDYAIPLRSSGSTPLTLPNMAGRIYFAIGQKLKFRVVVAGDGRPGLQYPAGWVSGDPNYNILHDFLEFNFTTGGMYCNTTMVDQFSIPLSIQLDGARSQNTGSIVPGGRDRIFSAIAAQSAFSRLVIGDKMRVIAPGHGINAGLFSSTYFDGYVNDVWNKYAGTNLSVKINTTTYTGRVSGGSLVFDGGVRTFAKPSTRDIFFCNGALDAGGQPSGAVAAVLGAAFNRSTLRDYPSQPTTSASTFYQQAVTNHYSKSIHANTSNGKAYGFPFDDVVDFASYIQDEAPRSATITLTAF, encoded by the coding sequence ATGATAAGCCGAAGGTCACTTCTCGGCGGGCTGTCGGCCGCCTTCGCGTGTACGTCGCTTTCTCTCTCTCGCCAAGCGCGGGCGGCCACCACGCTCCCCATTTCCATCGTGAATAGCACCGGGCGCTATGCCAACAACGCGATATGGGTTTACATCGTCGGCACCGAGGCGGGCACCGGCCGGCAACTTTATTCGCGCGGAAACGGCGTCGCGACGCCCATTGCGCTCTCCGACAATGGCCCCGATGGTTATACCGATTATGCCATACCCCTGCGAAGTTCCGGCAGCACACCGCTGACCTTGCCCAACATGGCTGGTCGCATCTATTTCGCGATCGGACAAAAGTTGAAATTCCGCGTGGTCGTCGCCGGCGACGGACGCCCGGGCCTGCAGTACCCTGCGGGCTGGGTATCGGGCGACCCGAATTACAACATTTTGCACGACTTTCTCGAATTCAACTTCACCACCGGTGGAATGTACTGCAACACCACCATGGTGGATCAATTCAGCATTCCGCTATCGATCCAACTGGACGGTGCGCGAAGCCAAAATACGGGGAGCATCGTCCCGGGCGGGCGCGATCGCATCTTTTCCGCCATCGCGGCGCAATCCGCGTTCTCGCGCCTCGTCATCGGGGACAAGATGCGTGTCATTGCACCGGGGCACGGCATCAATGCGGGCCTCTTTTCGTCGACGTATTTCGATGGGTACGTCAATGACGTGTGGAACAAGTATGCGGGTACGAACCTATCGGTCAAAATCAACACCACGACCTACACTGGCCGCGTGAGCGGTGGATCCCTCGTCTTCGACGGTGGCGTGCGCACCTTCGCCAAACCCTCCACGCGCGACATCTTCTTCTGCAACGGTGCATTGGACGCCGGCGGCCAACCCAGTGGCGCCGTCGCCGCTGTCTTGGGAGCGGCATTCAACCGGTCGACTTTGCGGGACTACCCCAGTCAGCCCACCACCAGCGCGTCCACGTTTTATCAGCAGGCGGTGACCAATCACTATTCGAAGAGCATCCACGCCAACACTTCCAACGGAAAAGCGTATGGCTTCCCCTTCGACGACGTGGTCGACTTTGCGTCCTACATCCAGGATGAAGCACCACGCTCCGCCACAATCACCTTGACGGCGTTCTAG
- the argS gene encoding arginine--tRNA ligase: protein MLDPLEVLKSLVRDAAVAALGPEYADVDPQVRRGQHADAQADLALGLAKRVRKAPRAVAESLVAALPPNDLVERVEIAGPGFINVTFASSWLVKAATERLRDPRLGVARANTPERITIDYSAPNVAKEMHVGHLRSTVLGDALARLLEFRGHTVIRQNHVGDWGTPFGMLIEHLLDRQGQPSAGDYEVSDLTAFYKEARRKFDDDPAFAERSRRRVVALQAGDAETLERWRTLVDISKRYFETIYAALDITLQDRDVAGESMYNDRLVPLVAELQERGYAREDNGALCVFPAGFTNKDKEPLPLIVRKSDGGFGYATTDLAAIRYRLFDVEATRLLYVVGAPQTQHFSMVFTAARELGWLKPPARAEHVAFGSVLGADRRMLRTREGDSVRLVDLISEAVARAEAVLETKAPDLDAETRTKVARMVGVGSLKYADLSNDRVKDYVFDVNRMVSFDGNTCGYLQYAHARIRSVFRKLDAGVELGPVELPATADAAERTLVLNLLGLGAAVDAVETTLEPHRLTSYLYELATSFTSFYEKCPILSSEGTVRASRLALAELTARTLHLGLGLLGISVPDRM from the coding sequence ATGCTCGACCCGTTGGAAGTGCTGAAAAGCTTGGTTCGCGATGCTGCGGTGGCTGCGCTGGGGCCCGAATATGCCGATGTGGATCCGCAGGTGCGCCGCGGCCAACATGCCGATGCGCAGGCGGATCTCGCGCTCGGGCTCGCGAAGCGCGTGCGGAAGGCGCCGCGCGCGGTGGCGGAGAGCCTCGTCGCGGCCCTACCGCCGAACGATCTCGTCGAACGGGTGGAGATTGCCGGACCCGGCTTCATCAACGTCACGTTCGCCTCGTCGTGGCTCGTCAAGGCCGCGACCGAGCGCCTGCGCGATCCCCGGCTCGGGGTGGCCCGTGCGAACACGCCGGAGCGCATCACCATCGATTACTCCGCGCCCAACGTCGCCAAGGAGATGCACGTCGGGCATCTGCGAAGCACGGTCCTGGGCGATGCGCTGGCGCGGCTGCTCGAGTTTCGCGGGCACACGGTCATCCGGCAGAATCACGTCGGCGACTGGGGAACGCCGTTCGGCATGCTCATCGAGCACCTGCTCGATCGCCAAGGGCAACCATCCGCCGGCGATTACGAAGTATCCGACCTGACGGCCTTCTACAAGGAAGCGCGGCGCAAGTTCGATGACGACCCCGCCTTTGCCGAGCGCTCACGGCGTCGCGTGGTGGCGTTGCAAGCGGGCGACGCGGAGACGCTCGAACGATGGCGCACCCTGGTGGACATCTCGAAGCGCTATTTCGAGACGATCTACGCGGCCTTGGACATCACTCTGCAGGACCGCGACGTGGCGGGGGAAAGCATGTACAACGACCGCCTCGTTCCGCTGGTGGCCGAGCTGCAAGAGCGCGGCTACGCGCGCGAGGACAATGGCGCCCTCTGTGTTTTCCCTGCAGGGTTCACCAACAAAGACAAAGAGCCTCTTCCGCTCATCGTCCGCAAGTCGGATGGAGGCTTCGGATACGCCACCACGGATCTCGCGGCCATCCGTTATCGGCTTTTCGACGTCGAGGCGACGCGGCTTCTCTACGTCGTGGGTGCACCGCAGACGCAGCACTTCAGCATGGTGTTCACGGCCGCGCGCGAACTCGGGTGGTTGAAACCGCCCGCCCGCGCGGAGCACGTGGCCTTCGGCTCGGTGCTCGGTGCCGATCGGCGCATGCTGCGCACCCGCGAGGGAGACTCGGTGCGCCTGGTCGACCTCATTTCCGAGGCCGTCGCGCGCGCAGAGGCCGTACTCGAAACCAAGGCGCCCGACCTCGATGCGGAGACGCGCACCAAGGTCGCGCGCATGGTGGGCGTGGGTTCGCTCAAATATGCCGATCTCTCCAACGACCGCGTGAAGGATTACGTCTTCGACGTGAACCGCATGGTCTCGTTCGATGGGAACACGTGCGGATATTTGCAGTATGCACATGCTCGCATCCGCTCGGTGTTCCGCAAGTTGGATGCCGGCGTGGAGCTCGGGCCCGTGGAGCTGCCCGCCACCGCGGACGCTGCCGAGCGCACCTTGGTGCTGAACCTTTTGGGCCTCGGCGCCGCCGTCGATGCGGTGGAAACCACGCTGGAGCCGCACCGGCTCACGAGCTATTTGTACGAGCTCGCCACGTCCTTTACGTCGTTCTACGAAAAGTGCCCCATCCTATCCAGTGAGGGCACCGTGCGCGCGTCCCGCCTCGCGTTGGCGGAGCTGACCGCGCGCACGTTGCACCTCGGGCTCGGGCTACTCGGTATTTCGGTTCCCGATCGGATGTAG
- a CDS encoding SRPBCC family protein: MASIHREILIQARAETVWDALRDIGAIHTRLAPGLVTNVQLEDGGQARMVTFSSGMTVRELIVDVDDAARRVAWSVVGTSMTHHNASAQVFPDGAHACRFVWIADLLPHEMAPTITRAIEQILADVKVTMERTEHKNNSAHPSV, encoded by the coding sequence ATGGCTTCCATTCATCGAGAGATTCTCATCCAGGCACGCGCCGAGACCGTATGGGACGCGCTGCGTGACATAGGTGCCATTCACACGCGGCTTGCACCCGGGCTCGTTACCAACGTCCAGCTCGAAGACGGCGGGCAAGCGCGGATGGTCACATTCAGCAGCGGCATGACCGTGCGCGAGCTCATCGTGGACGTCGACGATGCGGCGCGCCGCGTGGCGTGGAGCGTCGTGGGTACATCGATGACGCACCACAATGCTTCGGCCCAGGTATTCCCAGATGGGGCGCACGCGTGTCGTTTCGTCTGGATTGCGGATCTTCTTCCGCACGAGATGGCGCCCACCATCACCCGGGCCATCGAGCAGATCCTCGCAGACGTGAAAGTGACAATGGAACGCACCGAGCATAAGAACAATTCGGCGCACCCAAGCGTATAA
- a CDS encoding cysteine dioxygenase family protein, which yields MNTSYTLCARQLIGALREVVHATPTAAAVSSGERARRVADVLATFLRQPDLLSPEQLEADPKSYRQHLLHVEPGGAFSVVALVWLPGQQTPIHDHVSWCVVGTYRGQEEEVRYELVGAGGDAHLVPTGFAFSPTGTTAYLTPPGDIHAVRNGTDGKVVSIHIYGADVSACGGTSIRRRYDLPVRPPADWH from the coding sequence ATGAATACCTCTTATACATTATGCGCCAGACAGCTCATTGGTGCGCTCCGAGAAGTCGTCCACGCCACCCCAACGGCGGCGGCCGTTTCGAGCGGAGAGAGGGCGCGTCGCGTTGCGGACGTGCTCGCGACATTTCTTCGCCAGCCGGATTTGCTCAGCCCCGAGCAACTCGAGGCCGATCCGAAATCGTACCGTCAGCACCTTTTGCATGTGGAACCAGGTGGCGCCTTTTCGGTGGTGGCGCTGGTGTGGCTTCCCGGCCAGCAGACCCCCATTCATGATCATGTCTCGTGGTGCGTCGTGGGGACGTACCGCGGACAAGAAGAAGAAGTGCGCTACGAACTCGTGGGTGCGGGGGGCGATGCGCACCTCGTCCCGACGGGCTTCGCGTTCAGCCCCACGGGGACCACGGCGTACCTGACGCCACCGGGCGACATTCACGCGGTGCGCAATGGGACCGACGGCAAGGTCGTCTCCATCCATATTTACGGTGCGGACGTGTCCGCGTGCGGCGGGACGAGCATTCGCCGCCGCTACGACCTGCCCGTGCGGCCGCCCGCCGATTGGCATTGA